Proteins co-encoded in one Candidatus Stygibacter australis genomic window:
- the prfA gene encoding peptide chain release factor 1 yields MIPEEKLSNLRNEMSELEKDVYDPAKMSDKRAYSKISRRYKELQEILRVVDEYEKLQSTIDENQQLIETEEDKELHEMAEEENARLEEELEVVHENLKELLIPLDPNDHKDVLVEIRAGTGGDEAALFCADLFRMYTYFGEKMGWKQTVISSNPIGVGGFKEIIFSLSGEDVYGTMRWESGVHRVQRIPVTESQGRVHTSAISVAVLPEADEVDVEINERDLKIDVYRSSGHGGQSVNTTDSAVRITHLPSGIVVTCQDEKSQLKNKNKAMKVLRSRLLDQEILKHESEIAAHRKTQVGTGDRSAKIRTYNFPQSRVTDHRINLTSYKLNAILTGELEEFIEALKLAHRNEQVNG; encoded by the coding sequence ATGATTCCAGAGGAGAAATTATCAAATCTCAGAAATGAGATGAGTGAATTAGAGAAGGATGTATATGATCCGGCGAAAATGTCTGACAAACGGGCATATTCAAAGATATCACGGCGCTATAAGGAATTGCAGGAGATATTGCGGGTAGTTGATGAATATGAGAAGCTTCAATCGACGATAGATGAAAACCAGCAATTAATCGAAACTGAAGAAGATAAAGAATTGCATGAGATGGCGGAAGAAGAAAATGCACGACTGGAAGAGGAACTTGAAGTAGTGCATGAGAATTTGAAAGAGCTATTAATACCTCTGGACCCCAATGATCATAAAGATGTACTGGTGGAGATCAGGGCTGGTACTGGAGGCGATGAAGCGGCTCTTTTTTGTGCAGATCTATTTCGGATGTACACCTATTTTGGTGAAAAGATGGGTTGGAAACAGACAGTGATCTCATCTAATCCGATTGGTGTGGGTGGTTTTAAGGAAATCATCTTTTCCTTGAGTGGAGAAGATGTGTATGGGACAATGCGCTGGGAAAGTGGAGTGCACAGGGTGCAGCGGATACCGGTAACGGAGTCACAGGGCAGAGTTCATACCTCAGCAATATCAGTTGCAGTATTGCCGGAAGCAGATGAAGTGGATGTTGAAATAAATGAGAGGGATCTAAAGATAGATGTTTACCGGTCTTCAGGTCATGGAGGACAGAGTGTGAATACCACAGATTCAGCAGTAAGGATCACTCATTTGCCATCAGGGATAGTGGTTACGTGTCAGGATGAGAAATCTCAGCTGAAGAATAAGAATAAAGCAATGAAGGTGTTACGCTCAAGATTATTGGATCAGGAAATTTTAAAACATGAGTCCGAAATAGCAGCTCATCGCAAAACCCAGGTGGGTACAGGTGACCGCAGTGCTAAGATCAGGACATATAATTTTCCTCAATCAAGAGTTACAGATCATAGAATAAATTTGACATCCTATAAATTGAATGCGATTTTGACAGGCGAGTTAGAAGAATTTATAGAAGCACTAAAATTAGCTCATCGGAATGAACAGGTAAATGGGTAA
- the rpmE gene encoding 50S ribosomal protein L31, whose protein sequence is MKDKIHPKYEKVTVHCVCGNTFETKSTSAKLEVQICEKCHPFYTGKQRSVQKAGRIERFNKKYNVEEQANEG, encoded by the coding sequence ATGAAAGATAAGATTCATCCTAAGTATGAAAAAGTGACAGTACATTGTGTATGTGGCAACACATTTGAGACTAAGTCAACCTCTGCTAAGCTTGAGGTTCAGATCTGCGAGAAGTGCCACCCCTTCTATACTGGCAAACAACGTTCAGTACAGAAAGCAGGTCGGATAGAGCGATTTAATAAGAAATACAACGTGGAAGAGCAAGCAAACGAAGGTTAG
- the kdsB gene encoding 3-deoxy-manno-octulosonate cytidylyltransferase, which translates to MKFIAVIPARWQSSRFPGKPLALLNDKPIIQHVYENVLNSGIFEQVIIATDSQNILDAVQAFGGSAQMTGSEHHSGTDRVAEVCRNLDFDIVVNVQGDEPFISAEPLKLLTDAFHDPQVKVASLMNLIFGKIDNKNLVKVVCDNQRNALYFSRSVIPCNRDYNPEAHYYGHVGVYAFRKDSLFEFIELPPAKLENIEKLEQLRLLENGIKIKMIETKYSGIGIDTPEDLARAEKKFQKK; encoded by the coding sequence ATGAAATTTATCGCTGTAATTCCCGCCAGATGGCAATCTTCACGTTTCCCAGGAAAACCGCTTGCTTTACTTAATGACAAACCCATTATCCAGCATGTTTATGAAAATGTTCTCAATTCAGGGATTTTTGAGCAGGTAATTATTGCCACGGATTCCCAGAATATCCTCGATGCTGTTCAGGCATTTGGCGGTTCAGCTCAAATGACCGGTTCTGAGCATCACAGCGGGACTGACCGCGTAGCCGAAGTGTGCCGGAACCTTGATTTTGATATAGTGGTTAACGTGCAGGGAGATGAACCTTTTATCTCTGCAGAGCCGCTAAAACTTCTCACTGATGCCTTCCATGACCCACAGGTTAAGGTTGCTTCTCTTATGAACCTTATCTTTGGCAAGATTGATAACAAAAATCTAGTAAAAGTTGTCTGCGATAACCAGAGAAATGCTCTCTATTTCTCCCGCTCCGTAATCCCCTGTAATAGAGATTATAATCCAGAAGCCCATTATTATGGTCACGTGGGCGTCTATGCCTTCAGAAAAGATTCTCTCTTTGAATTTATTGAACTGCCTCCCGCCAAACTGGAAAATATAGAAAAACTTGAACAGCTCCGTCTGCTGGAAAATGGCATTAAAATCAAAATGATAGAAACAAAATATTCTGGTATTGGCATCGATACCCCCGAAGATCTAGCCCGGGCTGAAAAGAAATTCCAGAAAAAATAA
- a CDS encoding DUF1385 domain-containing protein, producing MMRGPAHIATAVRRKSGEIEIWKKEFISKTKNNKFLGLPLVRGFVSLIEMMNIGISSLSFSEERASVDWKEEEEAKGKTFKEKSASTEKRETIFMYVVAFGLAFLLFGFLPYQISAWIGLGKENLYFNLFAGSIRIVFFVVYVWVISRMKDVHRLFEYHGAEHKTVFAYEKCTELNPGKIQEHSTLHPRCGTSFMFFVLLISILIFSIVDTIVGHLLGSMPAIIYRLGYHLLLLPFVSGISYEVLKLSGKNINHPLVKIMTAPGLALQRITTQPPDDDQIEIALTAMQSALDLELDVEVTFIDYKGNK from the coding sequence ATGATGAGAGGTCCAGCCCATATAGCTACTGCTGTAAGGCGAAAAAGCGGTGAGATAGAGATATGGAAAAAGGAATTCATCAGTAAAACTAAGAATAATAAATTTCTGGGGCTGCCGTTAGTACGGGGATTTGTCTCGTTGATAGAGATGATGAATATCGGTATCAGCAGTTTGAGTTTTTCTGAAGAACGGGCAAGCGTGGACTGGAAAGAAGAAGAAGAAGCAAAAGGCAAGACATTTAAGGAAAAGAGTGCTTCAACGGAAAAGCGTGAAACTATCTTTATGTATGTTGTCGCCTTTGGTCTGGCATTTCTGTTATTTGGATTTTTGCCCTATCAGATATCTGCCTGGATAGGTCTTGGGAAAGAGAATTTATATTTTAATCTGTTTGCCGGTAGCATCAGGATAGTCTTTTTTGTTGTATATGTGTGGGTGATCAGTCGGATGAAAGATGTACATAGATTATTTGAATATCATGGAGCAGAGCATAAAACAGTGTTTGCCTATGAAAAATGTACAGAACTCAATCCAGGAAAGATCCAGGAACACAGTACTCTTCATCCCCGCTGCGGAACAAGTTTCATGTTTTTTGTGTTATTGATCTCGATATTAATATTTTCAATAGTAGATACTATAGTAGGACATTTACTGGGCAGTATGCCGGCGATAATATATCGACTTGGCTATCATTTGCTATTACTCCCTTTTGTTTCTGGTATTTCCTATGAAGTGCTGAAACTTTCAGGAAAAAATATCAATCATCCTTTGGTGAAAATTATGACGGCACCTGGTCTGGCATTACAGCGGATCACCACACAACCTCCAGATGATGACCAGATAGAAATAGCTTTAACTGCGATGCAGAGTGCCCTTGATTTAGAACTAGACGTGGAAGTGACATTTATAGATTATAAGGGAAATAAGTAA